GTCCTAAGGACGTTTAAATTCCTTCTCATGACTGGGCCCATGACGGCAGAGGAAGCGGGAGCCCTTTATTGGGAGGCATTAAGAGATTTTCTGGTGTTAAAAAAGACGGTTCGGGATTAATGATGAGATACGTGGGAATCCATTGGCCTTGCCACTGCCAGAGACTTACGAGCTGCACCCAACCCAATTTGCGAGATTTAACGACAACCCCAAGAACGATGGTGTGGGGACGGGTCTGCATGGCCATCATAAAGCCTGCCAATGAAGCGTGTGGAGTTTGATTTTGATACCATGAGGCGATGGATGGCGACACACTGACGTGCGCAGGTGCAGCTTTGTGCTGGACGAAATTGTTCGCCCAAGCCAGCATCGTGCGCCACGGCAATGGTAACGCGCCTGGGACGCGTGGTGACATCGTCATAGGCTGCCACGTGATCTCTTTTCCATGGCTTTGGCCAAAATACATACTGCCATGGACCAAGACGGGCCAGACCCACCATGTTTGCTTAGGATCTTGTGGATTAGCAACAATCCACGGAAGCCATTTAGGAGTGGTGTGCGAGGAGGTCAATAATCCAGGGATGCCATGTTGGATCCATTGATGGGTCCACGGTGCATAAGGATCACTGACATTCACAACCTGTTTGCGAGCATGAACTCCCAAAAGCGTGGGGAGGGATTGATATTGTTCTCCAATGACGATACCTATTACGATAGCGACTATTAAAACAACTGGCTGGCAAAATCCATTTTCCCCTCTTCATCGTTCGCGTTCCCCCAACCCTGCGACACATTGCGGTCTTGATTATAGTCCATGACGTACCGGAGGTGTTTTGATGGTATGTCCCGGGATTAATTTTCTAAACCCGTCAGAGATACCAGTATAGTGAGAATGATTAACCATGATGGTGTCATTAAATGAGATGGATATAGCGTTCCACCGGGAGAGAGAAGACAATTGCGCCACCCACCACAACGGTAGTGGGGTATGCATAGATATCAGGATGAAGGGTGACGTAGCCTTTTTGTGCGAGTATCTCACGTTCGTGGCTATGTTGTTCAATTATGGACAAAATGGCAGGAATTAGTGCCTTATCCGTTCCAATCATGAAGGTGGTATTGCCCAGGTTAAGAAAGGCGCCCCGGCTGGTGATTTGCGTAAAGCGAATATGGTTCTGTGTTAAGGCTTTCGCTACAGCTGGAGCGTCTGGGGATTGAACAATAATAAAAAGCAATCGATTGACAATCATAATCGTCATCCTATCTTGTCGTATGCCATTGAGCGTTGGGATGGTATTAGGTTATGGATAGAAAATAATGACAATCAATCTATTTCTATCATAATCGAAAGCCCAAAACAGGCATAGGAGAGAAAAATCTAGACACAACTTCTGAAATCCCCGAGGAAACATCTTTTTACTCTTTACTTTGTTTGTCCCTGTTGCAATAAATACATCTTGTAGTAAAGACCTTGGCGGGCGAGTAATTCCTGGTGTGTCCCTTGTTCTACGATTTCTCCGTGATGTAACACGATGATGAGATCGGCGTCCTGAATTGTTGACAGCCGGTGCGCGATGGCGATCGTCGTGCGGCCGTGGCGCATCTGGGTCAGCGCTTGTTGTATGGCGTCTTCCGTTTCGGTATCAACACTGGCCGTCGCTTCATCAAGAGCCAAAATTACTGGATTGATCGCCATCGTCCGGGCAAATGAGAGTAATTGGCGCTGACCGGTTGATAAGGTGGCACCACGCTCTCCAATGGGCGCATGATAGCCCTCGGGGAGTTGGCGAATAAATTTGTCCGCTTGGACAAATTGTGCTGCTTGGATGACGTCATCATCTGAAATGAAGTGATTGCCTAAACGAATATTGGATGTAATATCTCCAAAGAACAGAAAGGGTTCTTGCAAGACCAAACCCATCTTTCGCCGTAGTTCCTGAGAGGAATACTGGCGCAAATCGACGCCGTCAATATAAATGTGGCCTCGTTCTACGGGATAAAACCGCATTAATAAATTGATGATAGAACTTTTGCCACTGCCGGTATGCCCCACAATTGCTACCGTTTGACCGGGATGCGCGGTAAAACTGATATGCTTCAGCACATCGGTTTGCCCGTCATAAGAGAAAGACACATCGTCAAAGACCACTTCGCCGTGGGTAATCTGGGGCTGATCGTCACCGATTTTTCGGGGAGCCAATTCATTATGGTCGAGAATTTGAAAAACACGTTCAGCCGATACCATCGCCTGTTGAAAGAAATTTAACCGTTGCATCATGTTATTGATGGGCTCAAAAAATCGGCTTAAATAGGCAACAAATGCATAAAGTACCCCAATATTGACAGCGTGCGCAAAAGAGGAAATTCCAAAATACCACAGGATGAAAATGAGGGTCAAAGAATATATGACATCATTTAAGGGACGCAATAACAAGCTATTCAATTGCATATTACGAAAGCGAGCCATGCGGTATGCATCATTGATTTGTCCAAATTCCCGCCGCATCCGGCGCTCTTGGCGCATGGATTGAATAATCGCCATGCCTTGCAATGACTCGTTAAGCTTGGCATTGAGTAAGGCAAGCTGTTGACGTGCACGGTGAAAGACTGGCGAGCTTACCTTTCGGTATAAGGCCATCACTCCAATTAAGACGGGCACTAAAATGAGACAATACAATGCTAACTGTGCATTTAACGAAAACATTGCGATAAGGATGCCGCCTAAGACCGTCACGTTTTGAACAAAGGTTGAGAGCACGGTCATGAACATTTCCAAAATGGACTGCGTATCATTTGTAATTCGAGAGACAATGACTCCAACGGGTGTGCGGTCGAAAAATGAGAGAGCAATTTCCTGCGCTTTGTCAAATAGTTCAATACGCAAACGTTGAATAATGTCTAAAGCAAGGATTTGAAACAGTTGCAATTGGATGATGTTAAGAATAGCGGTGACAATAACTAAACTCAGATACAAACTCGCCAATTCTGCTAACACGATCCGGGGAAAATGCCGGGGAATCAAATATTGATCGAGAAAAATCTTAATCAAAATCGGTTGAATGACATCGGTTGCCGTGGCTGCCATTAAGACAAAAAATGCCAACAACAGTTTTCGGCGGTAGGGAAGTAAATATCCTAGCAATCGACGAAAAGTCCCTGTCGGCACAGCGATGGATGAAGATTGACTGCCTTCTAGAATCATACTTCAATACCTCCTTGCTCGACCTGGGTTTCAAGTTGCTGGCGTCGGTACATGTCCCAATACCGTCCTCCTAGACCCCATAAGCTGTCATGCGTTCCGCGTTCCACAATAGTGCCGTTTTCGAGCACAATGATTTGATCCGCGTGTTCCACCGTGCGCAGTCGATGAGTGGCGATGATCGTGGTGCGTCCTTGCCGGTTCTCTTTAATACTGTTCAAAATATGGGTCTCTGTGCGGGCATCAACCGCTGAGAGTGTATCGTCCAGCAATAAGATCTCGGCATCTTGGAGTAAGGCTCGTGCAATAGATATCCGCTGTTTTTGTCCTCCCGATAAATTGGTACCGCGCTCGCCTACTACGGTTTCAAATCCCTGAGGAAATTGTTGAATGTCTTCGAGGATACTTGCGAGATAGGCGGCGT
The Sulfobacillus thermosulfidooxidans DNA segment above includes these coding regions:
- a CDS encoding cyclic-di-AMP receptor; amino-acid sequence: MIVNRLLFIIVQSPDAPAVAKALTQNHIRFTQITSRGAFLNLGNTTFMIGTDKALIPAILSIIEQHSHEREILAQKGYVTLHPDIYAYPTTVVVGGAIVFSLPVERYIHLI
- a CDS encoding ABC transporter ATP-binding protein, which codes for MILEGSQSSSIAVPTGTFRRLLGYLLPYRRKLLLAFFVLMAATATDVIQPILIKIFLDQYLIPRHFPRIVLAELASLYLSLVIVTAILNIIQLQLFQILALDIIQRLRIELFDKAQEIALSFFDRTPVGVIVSRITNDTQSILEMFMTVLSTFVQNVTVLGGILIAMFSLNAQLALYCLILVPVLIGVMALYRKVSSPVFHRARQQLALLNAKLNESLQGMAIIQSMRQERRMRREFGQINDAYRMARFRNMQLNSLLLRPLNDVIYSLTLIFILWYFGISSFAHAVNIGVLYAFVAYLSRFFEPINNMMQRLNFFQQAMVSAERVFQILDHNELAPRKIGDDQPQITHGEVVFDDVSFSYDGQTDVLKHISFTAHPGQTVAIVGHTGSGKSSIINLLMRFYPVERGHIYIDGVDLRQYSSQELRRKMGLVLQEPFLFFGDITSNIRLGNHFISDDDVIQAAQFVQADKFIRQLPEGYHAPIGERGATLSTGQRQLLSFARTMAINPVILALDEATASVDTETEDAIQQALTQMRHGRTTIAIAHRLSTIQDADLIIVLHHGEIVEQGTHQELLARQGLYYKMYLLQQGQTK